A region of the Marmota flaviventris isolate mMarFla1 chromosome 3, mMarFla1.hap1, whole genome shotgun sequence genome:
GAGTCCATGGTGGCAACGGCTACAGCAGCGTGGGATGCCCGGGCTTTCCTCGGTCACGGCTGGCCCCAAGCCTGCTGACCACAGGAGAGATCAGGGTCAGGGGACTGAAGGCGATGTCCTTTCAGCTTCGTATGGGAAGCCTCCAGGCAGAGGGGGGAGAAGCAGGGAGCAGTTTCCAGCGAGAGCCACCTGGAGGAGGGAGACAGTCCCCTTGATTCCCCCCAACTTAGCAGTCCCTGACAAGAACGTCCCTGCAGGAACCACCCCCTCAGACAAGGCCACCCCCCCAGCCATGGCCCTAGCTTCCCAGGCCTGCCCCGGGGACCCTCTGAATGAATAATCCATGCCACTTCCAGCACGTGCCTTCAGCCCCGctccctgcctccccagccctgcttgcTACCAGAAACAGACAGACATGGTCACTGCTCCAGTGGCCTTTCCTTCAGGGGacactgtattttcttttgaagagGAAATCTTAAGAGGCCACATCTGTCTTTACCCAAaggagtggattttttttttaagagcaaaatTTCAGATTAAGCCATGATTGACAGGTAGAAAAGGAGCGTGCACATTCAGCAAGCACCTGGGCTGGGTTGGGGACTCCAGGCTGCTCCGCACTGGGCCCCTGCCCTCCCAGCATTCACACTCCAGGCGGCGAGATGGACCCGCTGACACAAGATGACTAGGCACCACAAGGAAGGTGTGGTGGGGCAGCTCCAGGAGTGGGCCCCAAAGTATGAGTAAGTCTTCATGCACCAGGtaggaagggaggggcagggtaCTCCAGACAGGGAACTGCCAGTGTCAAGGCCCCAGGGGGTGGACGGCTCCGGTGATccgggaagggaaggagggatgggTGTGCATGCTGGAAATCCAGCCTGGGAACAATAGGAGCCAACAGGAGCAGACAGTGGCCCGCTGAAGAAAACATGGGGTGCTGGCCCTTTCTGGGGCAAGAGGAGCCACAAATGATCTCTACAAACACCCCTTCCAGTGACGGGCAGGCCCAGGGCTGCGTGATTACAAAGACCACTCTGGTGCTGTGAGAGGTGGGCTGGAGGGACAGCCTGAGCCTAGAACTCCACCAGGCGCCCTCCAGTCTTGATCATCAGCCTGAATCCCACCAGCCTCCTGGGCCCATGAGCCTCACCACCCCAGGAAGCCTCCGGGCCCGCCTCCCAGGGTTCCTGCAGACACTTGTACTTGGCCTTGTTTTCCCCACAAGCCCTGAGGCTCTCTGGGAATTGGGCTGGACCAGGATTTACACTTCCCAGCATCCCCCACCCAAGCCAGAAACCTCAGCGTTGACTAAGAGACGGACTCAGAAATAAGGACAGACGAGGCAGGAGCTCTTCTGAGGTCACAGGAGGCTTAGGAAGCCAcggcgggggtgggggatggaaggGAGGTCCAGCTCACCCTCACGCTGCGCCCAGGCCAGGGCCTCCCGCTCTCTCCGCAGCAGGCGGCACAGTCGGTCCCCCAAACCACTCAGCAGGTGCTTGGCGAGGCCCATGCTGAGTCCAGCTTCCAGGCCAGACCCTCCACCCTCCTCAGGGCTGCGCAGGGAGTCTTCCTCCGGCTGCTCCCCTCCCAGAGGCAATCTGCAGACCAGGCAGAAGCCCGTGAGGAGGGAGCCCCGGGCCAGAGGAGGGGATGCGGGGAGGCCAGGGCCAGGCTCACCTCTGTGCTCGCTGGGAGTGGCAGGTCGGCCCACCCACCTCTCCAGCTGCCTGGGCACAGCTTTGGCATTGAGCGATGCCCGTTGACAGAGACGGGCAAGGTATGTCCTGAAGCCCAGGGTCCTTGAGGCTGGTCCTGCCGTCTCGGGATCCTAAGGAAACAATGCAGCTGGTCAGGAGTTTGGGGTTCTGGGGCTCAGGCCAACCCTAGACCCCTGTTTCAGCACCCACCCTGTCCATGCATACAGTCCAGTCCCTTCCTTGCCCCAGGCCTGTGAGGCCTAATTCAGAACCGGCAAGAGCGGGCCAGGGAGCCAAAAGGTCCACACACGAGGCTGAGCAGTGGCCTGCCCTCCTCTGGCCTTCTTCCTGACTTGGCCTCTCATGCCCTGGCATGGACGGAAGCTGAGGGAAGGGGTGTCTGGTGTCGGGCCCAAGGCTTTGGGCAACTGGAGCGACGGTCCTCACACAAGTGCGGGATCCTTCCAGTGTCGAGTCTGGCTAGCTCCACGAGGGTTTAAGTGATACGGCTGGCCGAGTGACAGCGCGAGGAGACAATCCCAACGCAGACAGACGATGGAGGGCTCCAGAAAGTGAGAAGGCTGGAGGGTTTCAACACAGGCCACAGGTGCAGTAACCCAAGAAGGCGAGGAGGCCAACCACTTCCCAGGCCAGACGAGGCCTGGGGGGTGCAGACAGACCCGGGCCGGGCGCGGAGGTACTTGTTCAAGGCCACAGACAGTCCTGATCCACACCAAATAGTCCAGAAGGCGGAGAAAGTAGGGGATCCTAAAGAACTGAGGCCAGGCCAGCAGCGCCGGAACCCTCTGTGAAGGACACAGTGTAGCGGCAGCGTCCAGGATGTGCCCAAGGTCCTTAACAGTGAAGAGTTCAAGCTGAGCCTCCATGGTCCAGTTGGCCAACAGGCAGGACAGGGATCCTTCCGGACAGGTGACGCCAATCCAGGATTTGTGGCACAAATAATCATAGCCATGAACATTGATTGTTTATTAAGAGCCACCAATTCTATCATGCCCTTGATGTGGATTATTATAGTATTTAATCCTGGCAGCAGGCTTCGTGAGGTAGACACAtctttatccccattttatagatgacacaactgaggcccagaaaggtgaAGTTATttacccagggtcacacagctactGATCAGCAAAGTCAGGAAGCAAGCACTTTGAACCCAAAGCCCATGCTGCCATCAACACACCACGGCTTGGCAGGAGACAGGGAGATGGAAACCATTGGCTGGAAGGCGGTAGGCTCTGGCTGTAGATGCTGAGAAGCCCCAGAGAGCCACAGACACTGAGGCAGGAAACCTGACAGCTGGGTGTAGTCCAGCCTCAAAGCACCTATGGACCTTGTCCCCTGcagagccccagccctgctgctgCTTGCTCCCCAGTCAGGCCACGGAGCCTCCACCACCCCTTACCTTTCTGTTCCTCCAGCTGTTCTGCCTCTGCCTTGCTCCCTATTGATGTGTCCAGCACCTCCTGCCACACTCCAGTCCCCTGCCCCGTGGTGCCTGGGAAAGGGTCAGGTGGACGTTTGGGGGTGGGGCCGCCTGCTGCTCCCTGGACCTCAGGGCTGCCTGCCCTCTTGAGGGCCCGGAGCCGGGCAGCTGAGCTCTTCTCATCCCCAGGACAGTCGCCTGGACACCCAAACTGCTCCGAGTGCCGTGTGAGCCATGTCTTCTTCAGCTTGGTGTGGTGGCTTGGGGGGCAGGCCCTGGGACCAGGCACCTTGTTCACTGCCTCTCTGGATGCGTGGGGCCCACTGGTACCCCCCTCCAGGCTCTCCTGGCACTTTCCACAAGAACCAAGATCCCCCTCTCTAGCGGGTGGGTGGGATGAGCAACAGCCCCCCTGGGTGGTAGGAGGCCTAGGAGAGGGGCACCTTGGGGTGGCTGGTGGCCCCAGGGGGTACCCAAGGCTGCCACTGCCTGGTATAGCCCAGACGTTGCCAAGAGTATGAACCAGGCCTGGGGGATAAGTGGGCCAGTGGGGCGGGGGAATAGTGTCTGGATGCCCCAGGAAACGTGGGCAGAGAGTCTGCTGCCTGCCAGCTCTGGTCTCCCCATCCCTCTGGGGCAGTGAAGGGCCTTCTGCCTCTCGGGCTCCCTGGAGGTGTCCACCAGGGGCTGAGCCCAGCAGGCCAGGTTCCAACGTGGCCACGGGTTCCTTTGCCACCCTGAGAGTGCTCGGATCCTTGTGATAAAAGCCCTGAGAGTGGAGAAAGAGTTCAGTTAGTGCTGGCTTGGTTCCCAGGGTTTAAAAGGACAGGCAGGACCAACAGCAGCAGTTGTCATGAACAAAATACTGCTGCTGTGAAACCACCGAACAGCTCACCAATCGGGTGATCAATGGCACTGCCCGGGGTCCCCTGAGTGGTTCCTCGTTGCCCTGGGATCCCCCTAGAGCCTCCTCTGGGATTTCTCAGACTTCACCACAATCCAACAACTAATGTCAGCTCATGGCTGACCCTGCCAAAGGGCATCCAGGACCTATTTAGGTGATTTGGTGCCTTGACCCATATtagtttttaagtattttaaaatcttaatctGGGCATGGGGTTGCCTATGGGTGAGAAACCTTAGGTACAAGTTATGAGGTCCCAGCATATCCCGTTCCTAGATACAGAGAGACCTTGCCTATCCTGCACCCCAGGACAAGGCCACGCATATGAAGGGCAGGGTTTCCAAGGCCTTGGCCTGGGTGGGCAAAGGGGAAGTCAGTGGCTGCAGAAGCCTGAGGGCAAAGGAGGGCCAGTAAGACGAGCTGCTGGGGCCGGGGGCAGCTGGTTGCACGGGCTGACTCCAGGGGACAACTTTGGACTCCTCCAGGTCATCAGATGGACCGGCAGAGTGGTATCATTAAGTATATTGTGTGTCCTGAGCCCCAGGTGACTACCCTCTGCTCCTGCACTCACCTTGCTGCCTAAGCTGAAGGCGGAGGGCACTTTGGGCTGGCCCCCGGAGTACACCCAGGGGGGTGGGGCCAAGGGCCAGTCACATGGACGCTCTGGGGGCAGACTGGATACGAAGTAGGGCGGCAAGCAGGTGGGCACCCAGAAGGGAGCTCGCTCCAGGATCTTGGTCTCCAGCAGGAAAGGGCAGTGCACAGGTCGGAAGGCCACAGGGTCACTCTTGGGATGGCCACCGCTATGCTCAGGAATAAAGGGGCCATAGCGAGGTGGGCATGCTGGCCCGCAAAAAGCTAGTGGATGGGCCAGCATCGCCTCTTTCCAGCGCAGTCCTTCCTTGCTGCCCAGCCAGCTGGCCTTCTTCTCCCCATTCCGGGGGCCCTCACCCTCTACCAGTGGGAGTGTGTCCTTGGGGCCCTGGGGGAAGCCAGGAGGAAACCAGGAGTCTGGGGTACTCAGGATGCCCCTCCAGAAGGGAGCGGGCTCTCCCAGGCACAGTGCCCCACGGCGCAGGCTATCCCGCGGTGGAGTACCAGGCTCCTGTCCCACGATGCCGTTCTCAGGGGCTGTCTTCTCCCAGGCTGGGGTGTCCTTCAGGAAGCTGGGCGTGCTCTCCATCACTCTCCTGCCCTCATGGGGCTCTCCCAGGGAGGTCCCTAAAGCATTATCACCAAAGCATGAGTTCCTTGGGCACAAGCCCCAAGCAATTTACCGCTGGCACAGAGCAGGCACCGCCCTGGCAGCACCGAAGTGGCTCAGACCAGTAAGGCAAGTACCAGTCCACAGCTGGGCACCATGCAACCTACCATGTGTGGCCTGAAGGATCATGTCTGGGTGCGATGCCCCAGCATGGGGAGCTCACTCCTTCCCCCAAATTCTGGTCCCCACCTGAATTTGAGGGGCCAAGTTCAGCAGAAACTACCATTTCTAGGGTGACGTGTTCTGGCCTCACAGAGCCAGAAATCTGATCATGAGCCCTGGAGAAGAACAGGGAGCAAGAACCCAAAAGTTCAACTCTGTGGAAGGCAGGAGGACAGACCATCGtcacctgctgtgtgaccttgggcaagtcttGTTGTTCCTCTAAGCCTCAGCATGCCCTGGGATAAAATGGGGCTTAGGTTTCAGGGAACTCTTCCCAAACTGCAGCTTGTGGTTTTGGGGGTGCTGCTTGCCAGCCTCCGCCTCCAGCCCCAGCTAGACAGGACTGGGACTCGGTAGACTGGAGTCACTGGGAAGGGCAGGTAGCCAGGGCTGCTCGCTGCAGTCTCCCTCCACCTGGGCAGCCCTGAATCTGCCTTCCGAGGCTCCAGTTTCTTGGCTTTCTCCAGCAGAGCCCCAGGACCACTGCCTGGTGGCTAGGATCTGTGGTGGCTGGGCTGGGGAAGAGTGAGCCAGCAGAAGATAGGGGATTAAGAGGTTGCGGCAGGGCTGGTTAAAGCTGCCCTAGCTCAGCCAGCAAGGCCAGCGCCGGGGTGCCGCTGGTAACTGCAGCCTGgcaggggggagggaaagaggcgGGGAAAGCGGGCTGGGCCCCAGAGAGAGAGGCAAGGGAGGGAAAATTGAACGTGTGTGCGAGGGACCAGGATGACAGGTGGCACCAGAGCGGCAGCACTCTCTTAGCGCAATTCTTTCGGCCGGCGGGTGGAAGCCCAGCAAGGGAGATGAGGACCGGTGGCACAGGGCGCCTGGGCTCTCCGGAGCCGCCGCTCCCATCGGCCCAGCCCCTAACAGGGAGCATCCTAACTTTTCGATGTGTGGCCCGGCCCAGAGAGGCACGGAAAACCCATTCCCTGCGTGCGCCCCGGGCTCGGATCGGAATTCCCCCGCCGGGAGAGTACCCGGACATTAGGATGCCGCGGTGCCCCCCTGGCGCCCCCTTTCGGCGCTTACCTGGGCTTCACGGACAGGgcgcggcgcgggcggcggcgctCCTGTTGGCCGGCGCCGGGCACCCGCTCCCCATGGGCCGGCTCGGGGCCTCCCGGCCGACGGGCGAAGACGCGTTCTCCGCTCTCTGCTCAGCGCGCTCGCGCTCTCTTTCCCCCCGGGCGGCGGGGGCGCTCTAGGGCCGCAGGTTGGAGGGGTCGGACTCCGGGATCTGCAGGATGCGGCACACGGCGCGGATCGGCCGCACCAGCTTCTGGGCCGAGGCCGTGGGTTGCGCCATGGGACGCCGAGACTCCGTGCTGCGCCTTGGGGAGGGCCGGGCCGGGGCTAGGGAGCGGGTGCCCCCggagggagagaaggagctgGGCCGGGGGGAACGCGCGCCCCGGGTCGGAGATGGCCGAGTTGGGGGAAAGGTcgaggggctggggaagggggtCGTGCCTGGAAGGGGAGGCCGATCCCGTGACCCAGGAGAGAGGCACCAGTGAGGGCGCAGCACCGCGCAGCGCGGCTAATGGAGGGAGAGCGCGGCGGAGAGCGCAGCAGGACCTCTGATCGCCATCGCCAGACGCGCAACTGAGAGTGGGGAAGCTGCTCCGCCGGTTTCCTCCTCCAGCACCCTGCGGGAAACAGGAGCCCGTGATTCGGCGGCCCCGCCTGGGCCTGCCCCCTCCTGAGCCCCGGGGGCTTCCGCCAACGCCCCGGCGATGCCACCGGCTGCGCACGGGGAGAATGAGCCCTTtgttcccccctccccccgcggcACCCGGGCGCCTGCCGAGAGAGGCTCCCCCGGGGCAGCGTGCCAGCTTCCCAGCCGCCCCACCCTCCCGTGGGCCCGGCCCCGGAGCCTGGCAGGCGGGCAGCACCCCCACTATAGGTGCCAAGCCCGGGAACTGGAGCAAAGGGCGGGAGGGGCCGGACCAGGCCACGGTGGGGCGGGGTGCCCCCCGGGGTGTTTGGGCGGGGCGGCTGGGAGGGGGCAGTGCCAGAGCTGGCAGGGGCAGTCGGGTTCTCACGGGTCAGCGATGGGCGCTCCGACCCACGCCAGCAGGGCCTGTGCCTGCTGGACCACTCTCTCCCGGTCCTCTCCAGCTCTGGCACGTGGGCACACCCCTCTGGTTGGTGTTGCTCTACCTCATCCTCACCTGGCCAAGCTACTCTTCACTGTCCCCCACCCAAGCCCCCTCCCAAGGCCCAAATGGCACAAAGTGCTGTCCTTAGAAGTCAGAGAGGGACTGATATCTAGTCTAAGAGCCGTGGTTTCACCAAGTGCCCAGAGAAGTGATGGACCAGAGAGGCTCCATCACACCAGGCACTCGGGTTTGTAGGGTCAGCCGCATCCCCGGTGTTCCTAGTGCTCCCAGGCCTGGTGCTGGAGAGGAGCCTATGGGAGTGGCTCCTGGGAGGGAGCAGCGAGTAGGAGAGGAAATGGGCAAACAGGGCACCCTCCACCCGAGGAAGCATCCCGGCTCCTCTGCGGGGGTGGTTCCAGAGCACAGACACAAACAGACAGattcaaacacacacagacagatTCAGACACACACAGAAACCCACACGCCCAACGGGCGCTTCCCTTCCCCGCAGGCACCCACCTCCTGCCCCTGGACTCCCCTGCCTATGGAAGCCATCCTCAGCCTGCCTTCACCCACCCTGAAACAGAGGGGACACCCCCATCCCACTCCCCTGTCCCATGGAAGGGATGAGTTCTCGAGGCCTCTAGCCTGCTCCTAGGTTATAACACCACCATGGCTGGACAGGGGAGCCATGGGGAGCTCAGAACCTTCTTCTTAAGAGACTGGAGCAGAGGCAGGGAGCCTTTCACCAGTtgcagagaagaggaagggtCCTTGGGAGAGGGGATCCGGGGTGAGGGCACTAGACAGGACTTGGGCCATGTCTGCATGGATTCCCCAGCCCCTTGCCACCCCCAGAGGCTGGTTCTGTGGCAGAGTGAGCTGGTAGGGGTTGTTTACATGTCTGAGTTATTCTCactccctccttccccagctcCCCTGGGGGCGGCCAGACCTAAGTGTGCCAGGGGAGTCCATGGCGGAGGGTCTAACAGGGACTAGGACCCAAGGCCCTGCACTTGGCGTCCTGCTTCCAGATTGGCTCCAGGTTGAAATGGTGGGCTGAGGTGCCTGTGGTCTGTCCCTCTGGCCTGCCTCCTCAGAAGCGGAGGCTTGTGGGAGAACCCGGGGGAGAGAGCTGTGGCTTGGGGCCTGGAAGAGTCCAGAGTGGGAGCTTGGGCTGTCCAGAGCCCTGAGGGCTTGTTGGCTTGGGCTCTCATCCCCAAAGGGGATGGGACTGTCCTGGGGGATCAGAACAGATacgccccctccccacccccagaggcCATGTCTGTCTTGTCAGGTCACAGTCCTTGGACTGGACCAGGGCTCTCGGGCCGGCTCCTGGCATGCCCAGGGGCTGATGGGAGTGGGGCTGGGGGAAGGACCCCttttcccacccccacccaggtcCCCATCCTGCCTCAGAGTCCATGCCACAGGCCACAGTCCTTGTGCCTGCCTGTCCTGAGCCTGAGGATGGAGCAGAGCTGGGGAGCCACAAAAAGACACAAACACAGAAGGAGAGCGACCCAGCACATGCACCGTGGACCTCGGCAAGCTGAccagctcccccagacacccgtgggcccagccccagcccacaccGACCCCTCGCGCACTGACAGTCACGCTGACACACACACTGCTGCTGAGAGCCACCGCAGCGCCTCAGCCAGCTGCCCTTTTGCCACCCCAGAGCCCCTTACCTGGGCAAGCACAGTGCCCCTCGGGTGGAGCAGCCCCCTGCCCAGGGGTGGGCAGCAGGCAGGGCGGGGGAAGGAGCCCCGGAGAGTCAGGCCAAGCTGCCACTAATCCGGGCGGGGAGAGGGGGGGCACCCACGTCAGAGCGGGGACTGCCGGGTGGAGGGCATCTGAGGACATCCCCTCCCACACACGTGGCCGTCTGGGCACCTAGCCCtgcttccccagcccctccatcctTCAGACAGCTGAGGCCGgccccccaccccctacccctGTGGCAGTGTCTGGGGTGGGGGGCCCGGGGGAGGGGGCTGCGGGAGAATTCTCCCAGGacctggggggaggggaaggggaagggaagtgtGGAGATGCTCTGGGAGCCAGGaggaagctcagtggcagaggccaCCCCcctctcacccacccacccacatccTTGACCTAATTCCTCTTCTGgggccctcctccttcctccaacaCCCACCCCCCAAATGAACCTCCATTCTGCCCCAGGGCTCAGGACCTTCCTGCCCAGCGGCAccagctctggagcccaggaCCCCCGGCAGTGGGCATCCTCCTTCTGCCCAGGTTTTgaccccctccccagctcctgggtCCCCCAGGCCCTGGTGCCGGTGGGGGATGGGCGCAGAGGCTGAGTGCTCGTCCCCGCTATCCCTTGGTGGCGGACGGTGCCCACCAGGACTCCCCTGCTCAGCCTGGGCGGGGGCTGCCTGGGGGTAGAGGCCGAGCTTGCTGCAGTGACCGCTAAGACACAGCGAGTGGGCCAGTGAGCTGTGACATGGAGCAGGAAGGGGACCAGGCCACAGAGGTGCCACAGGCCAGAGGGACAgggtgggctgaggcaggaggtagAAGAGCTACCTGGAAGGGCCAAGGGatggagggaggtggggcagagGGAGCAGGAGAGACCAGAATCCAGGGCCACCTGCCCCCAGAACTGGGAGGAAAGGGATGAGCCCTGGCAGCAGGCCAGGACAGGACCCAGCAGAGGGGCAGGGTGCTAAGGGGGCTGCCCTTGGTGGCTTCAGGTCCCTTCCCAGCCCCGATCCTGCCAGGCACACTGGTGGCAAGCAGACTGGGGGGTGTGGGCAGGTGAGAGTACTGACTACCGTCCCCCGAGAGCCCAGGCCAGAGGGCTGAAGGGTGGAATGGGGAC
Encoded here:
- the Hr gene encoding lysine-specific demethylase hairless isoform X2 — translated: MESTPSFLKDTPAWEKTAPENGIVGQEPGTPPRDSLRRGALCLGEPAPFWRGILSTPDSWFPPGFPQGPKDTLPLVEGEGPRNGEKKASWLGSKEGLRWKEAMLAHPLAFCGPACPPRYGPFIPEHSGGHPKSDPVAFRPVHCPFLLETKILERAPFWVPTCLPPYFVSSLPPERPCDWPLAPPPWVYSGGQPKVPSAFSLGSKGFYHKDPSTLRVAKEPVATLEPGLLGSAPGGHLQGAREAEGPSLPQRDGETRAGRQQTLCPRFLGHPDTIPPPHWPTYPPGLVHTLGNVWAIPGSGSLGYPLGPPATPRCPSPRPPTTQGGCCSSHPPAREGDLGSCGKCQESLEGGTSGPHASREAVNKVPGPRACPPSHHTKLKKTWLTRHSEQFGCPGDCPGDEKSSAARLRALKRAGSPEVQGAAGGPTPKRPPDPFPGTTGQGTGVWQEVLDTSIGSKAEAEQLEEQKGSRDGRTSLKDPGLQDIPCPSLSTGIAQCQSCAQAAGEVGGPTCHSQRAQRLPLGGEQPEEDSLRSPEEGGGSGLEAGLSMGLAKHLLSGLGDRLCRLLRREREALAWAQREGLGPAVTEESPGIPRCCSRCHHGLFNTHWRCPRCSHRLCVACGRMSGAGRARDKAGSPEQSTEECAQEAGHAACSLMLTQFVSSQVLTQLSTAMHQVWVKFDIRGHCPCQTDARVWATADGGQQKEPTEKTPSTPLPSCNGDLNRTKDIKEETPDSTETPTEDRASRGPLPCPSLCELLASTAVKLCLGHERIHMAFAPVTPALPSDDRITNILDSIIAQVVERKIQEKALGPGLRAGPGLRKGLSLPLSPVRPRLQPPGALLWLQEPRPRRGFHLFQEHWRQGQPVLVSGIQRTLRGHLWDVGALGALGGQVQTLTPRGPPKPTSLDSTAFWEGFSQPEMRPKSDEGSVLLLHRALGDEDTSRVENLASSLPLPEYCAHRGKLNLASYLPPGLALHLLEPQLWAAHGVSSHRGHLGTKNLCVEVADLVSILVHAEAPLPAWHRAQKDFLSGLDGEGLWSPGSQVSTVWHVFRAQDAQRIRRFLQMVCPAEAGTLEPGAPGSCYLDAGLRRRLREEWGVNCWTLLQAPGEAVLVPAGAPHQVQGLVSTVSVTQHFLSPETSALSAQLCHQGTSLPPDCHLLYAQMDWAVFQAVKLAVGTLEEAK
- the Hr gene encoding lysine-specific demethylase hairless isoform X1 — encoded protein: MESTPSFLKDTPAWEKTAPENGIVGQEPGTPPRDSLRRGALCLGEPAPFWRGILSTPDSWFPPGFPQGPKDTLPLVEGEGPRNGEKKASWLGSKEGLRWKEAMLAHPLAFCGPACPPRYGPFIPEHSGGHPKSDPVAFRPVHCPFLLETKILERAPFWVPTCLPPYFVSSLPPERPCDWPLAPPPWVYSGGQPKVPSAFSLGSKGFYHKDPSTLRVAKEPVATLEPGLLGSAPGGHLQGAREAEGPSLPQRDGETRAGRQQTLCPRFLGHPDTIPPPHWPTYPPGLVHTLGNVWAIPGSGSLGYPLGPPATPRCPSPRPPTTQGGCCSSHPPAREGDLGSCGKCQESLEGGTSGPHASREAVNKVPGPRACPPSHHTKLKKTWLTRHSEQFGCPGDCPGDEKSSAARLRALKRAGSPEVQGAAGGPTPKRPPDPFPGTTGQGTGVWQEVLDTSIGSKAEAEQLEEQKGSRDGRTSLKDPGLQDIPCPSLSTGIAQCQSCAQAAGEVGGPTCHSQRAQRLPLGGEQPEEDSLRSPEEGGGSGLEAGLSMGLAKHLLSGLGDRLCRLLRREREALAWAQREAGLGPAVTEESPGIPRCCSRCHHGLFNTHWRCPRCSHRLCVACGRMSGAGRARDKAGSPEQSTEECAQEAGHAACSLMLTQFVSSQVLTQLSTAMHQVWVKFDIRGHCPCQTDARVWATADGGQQKEPTEKTPSTPLPSCNGDLNRTKDIKEETPDSTETPTEDRASRGPLPCPSLCELLASTAVKLCLGHERIHMAFAPVTPALPSDDRITNILDSIIAQVVERKIQEKALGPGLRAGPGLRKGLSLPLSPVRPRLQPPGALLWLQEPRPRRGFHLFQEHWRQGQPVLVSGIQRTLRGHLWDVGALGALGGQVQTLTPRGPPKPTSLDSTAFWEGFSQPEMRPKSDEGSVLLLHRALGDEDTSRVENLASSLPLPEYCAHRGKLNLASYLPPGLALHLLEPQLWAAHGVSSHRGHLGTKNLCVEVADLVSILVHAEAPLPAWHRAQKDFLSGLDGEGLWSPGSQVSTVWHVFRAQDAQRIRRFLQMVCPAEAGTLEPGAPGSCYLDAGLRRRLREEWGVNCWTLLQAPGEAVLVPAGAPHQVQGLVSTVSVTQHFLSPETSALSAQLCHQGTSLPPDCHLLYAQMDWAVFQAVKLAVGTLEEAK
- the Hrurf gene encoding protein HRURF, whose product is MAQPTASAQKLVRPIRAVCRILQIPESDPSNLRP